The genomic stretch GTCGATATCATCGAATTGGGCATGCCTTTCACCGACCCGATGGCCGATGGCAATACGATCCAGCTGGCAGGTCAGCGCGCCTTGGCCGCGGGGCAGACGCTGGAAAAGACGCTCGATTATGCGCGCGCATTGCGGCAGACAGATGATACCACCCCCATCGTGATGATGGGCTATTATAACCCGATCTATGCGCGCGGCGTGGATGCGTTTCTGGCGGATGCGGTCGCTGCTGGCATTGACGGGCTGATCATCGTCGATCTGCCGCCCGAGGAAGACGACGAGCTGTGCATCCCCGCGCAAAAGGCCGGGATCAATTTCATCCGTCTGGCCACCCCCACCACCGATGACAAGCGCCTGCCCAAGGTTTTGGAAAACACATCCGGTTTTGTCTATTACGTCTCGATGACCGGGATCACCGGCACGGCCGCCGTCCAGACCACCGAGGTCGCACCAGAAGTCGCGCGGATCAAAGCCGCGACCGACCTGCCCGTGATCGTGGGTTTCGGCATCAAGACGCCCGAGGCGGCACGCGCCGTGGCCGAAGTCGCCGATGGGGCCGTTGTCGGGTCCGCCATCGTGGACCGCATTGCGCGCGGTGACAGCGTGGCAGATGTGCTGGCTTTCGTCGCGGCATTGGCCACAGGCACCCATAGCGCCTGAGCCATTGCAAGACCGCCCCGGATCGGTAATGTCAAATGACCAATTCGGGGGAAACGCCATGCCAATCATCACCACGATCGCCGACCTGAAACGTCTGCACAAACGGCGCACGCCCAAGATGTTCTATGATTACGCCGAAAGCGGGTCATGGACCGAACAGACTTTTCGCGAAAATACATCCGATTTTGACCTGATCCGCCTGCGCCAGCGAATCGCGGTGGATATGACCAACCGCACCACGCAAAGCCAGATGATCGGGCAGGATGTGGCGATGCCGGTCGCGCTGGCCCCGGTGGGGCTGACCGGGATGCAATCGGCCGATGGCGAGATCAAGGCCGCAAAGGCGGCCGAGAAATTCGGCGTGCCCTTTACCCTGTCCACGATGTCGATCTGTTCCATCGAGGATGTCGCCGAAAACACCACCAAACCATTCTGGTTTCAGGTCTATACCCTCAAAGACGACGATTTCATGCAGCGCCTGTTCGACCGCGCCCGTGCAGCGGGCTGTTCGGCCATCGTCATCACGCTGGACCTGCAAATCCTTGGCCAGCGCCATAAGGACCTGAAAAACGGCCTGTCCGCGCCGCCGAAATTCACCGCGGCCAGCATGGCCGATCTTGCCACCAAATGGGGCTGGGGGATCGAGATGCTGCAAACCAAGCGCCGGTTCTTTGGCAATATCGTGGGCCATGCCAAGGGCGTGTCGGACCCCTCTTCGCTGTCATCCTGGACCGCCGAGGCCTTTGACCATGCGCTGGATTGGGACCGCGTCGCGCAGCTGATGAAAATGTGGGGCGGTCCGGTGATCCTCAAGGGCATTCTGGATGCCGATGACGCCAGAAAGGCCGCCGCGCTGGGCGCGGATGCGATCATCGTGTCCAACCACGGCGGCCGGCAGCTGGACGGGGCGCTATCCTCGATCCGCGCGCTGCCCGCAATTCTGGATGCCGTGGGCGACAAGGTCGAAGTGCATTTCGACAGCGGCATCAGATCGGGTCAGGATGTGCTCAAGGCGCTCGCCCTTGGCGCAAAGGGCACCTATATCGGGCGCGCCTATGTCAACGGGCTGGGCGCTATGGGCGAAGCGGGCGTCACCAAGGCGCTAGAGGTGATCCACAAGGAATTGGATACCACCATGGCGCTTTGCGGGCGGCGCGATATCCGCAGGGTCGACCGCGATATCCTGCTGATCCCCAAGGATTTCGAAGGCAGCTGGCAATAGCCTGTTCACAGACCGTGGGGATTTTGCATCGCTCTGCGCTTTTCTGAGCAGGTTTTACAATGAGATGATTGACCGGACTGCGTTCTCTATTATGGGTGAGCGGGATCGCTGGTGCCGATATGTCGGTGCCGGTCGTCAGATCGCAAACCAGAAATTAGGATAATTCAGATGCGTATGACCAATGTTCTTGCCACAGCCGCTGCTGTTGCCGCCCTCTCCACAACCGCTTTCGCTGGTGGCCTGTCCCCAGAAGTCATGGAAGCACCCGTCGCTGTTGTCGACGCTGCGCCTGCCGGTTCGTCCGTCAGCCCTGCTTTCGTGGTTGTCGGCGTTCTCGCTGCGCTGCTGATCGCTGCTGCTTCCGACTAAGCCTTTCGGACTTTACCAAGTCCAATCGGGCCACGCCAGATCGCTCTGGCGTGGCCTTTTTTGTTTTGCGACAGCTGCGCTGGCGTCATCTCGCGATTTTTTGATTTTATTTGGACCTTTTCGGCTCCAGCCGGGTTGACCCCTTATCGCCAAGCACCAACCGCTTGCGCGCGCGTCGGGCCGGTGCAGACCGCCCCCGTCAACCACACGACCTGAAGGAGAAACGATCCATGCGCATTCTGACCATTCTTACCACCGCCACGGCCATTGCAGGCTTTAGCACAGCAGCAACCGCCGGCGGCCTGGCCCCCGAAGTCGTGACCGCCCCGGTCGTCGTGACCGAACCTGCCCCGGCACAGCCATCCGTCAATCCCGCCTTTATCGTGGTTGGCGTACTGGCAGCCTTGCTGCTGGCCGCGGATTCCTAAGGCACCAGCCCCGCTGACCGATCGCGCCGCCCGCGGGCTGGCGCATTCTGCACAGATCACGCGCATCGCCCCTAGCTGGGGGCGGTGACGCCTGCGGCCCCATGCGCCTTTTGCCGCGCCACCAGCAAGGCCAGCGGCAAGGTCGCCAGCAACAACAGCGCCACCACCAGAAAGGCGATGCGCAGCCCAAAGGCCTGTGACATCAACCCCATCAGCGTGGGCGCGAAAAAGAACCCCGAAAAGCCGATCACGGCGGCGCGGCTGATCGCCTCGGTGCGCAGATGCGGCGGCACCAGCTTGCCCACCAGCGCCAGCCCCATCGGCCCGATCACCGAGACCCCCAAGCCCAGAATGCCAAAGCCCAGATAGGCAATCACCGGCGTCGGCGCGAGCGCGGCAATCACCGCACCGCTGGCCGACAGGATCGAGGCGCCAAAGACCACCTTGACCTCGCGCAGCCGTTCGGCGACGGCTTGCCCTGAAAACCGGCCAAAGGCCATCGTCAGCCCCAGCATCGCCGGGCCCAGCGCGCCTTCGGCGGCACCGCCAGCCAGCGTGCGTTCGACATGCAGCGCCGACCAGGCCTCGACCGTGGCTTCGGACATGAAGGCGATCAGCACGATCCCGCCGCATAACAGGATCGGCCAGAGCGGGTAACGGCCCTGATAGCCTTCCTCGGCCGCGACATAGGTGACATCCATCCGCACGAAAGGGATCAGGCACAGCGCGAAGACCGCAAAGCCCGCAAAGACCGGCGCAGGCGGCAATCCCGCCTCGCGGGTGACACCGACGATCAGCGCGGCACAGGCATAGGCCACCGAAAACATCGCGTGATTGGCATTCATCAACGGGCGCTGATGCTTGGCTTCCAACTCGCTGACCCGCGCATTCATCACCACATCCAAAAGCCCCGAGGCCAGCCCGACCAGCGCCATCGAGGCCGCAAAGACCAGCGGATGCGTGATCTGCGACGGCAACAGCCAGGCAAAGGCCAGCGCCGCGATGGCCGCCTGCATCGACCGCGCGCCCAGCCAGCGGTCCAAGCGCGGTGCCAGCCACATCGCGGATACAAGCCCCGTCGCCGAGCCCAAAAGCAAAGTGCCGAACAGCGCATCCGACGCCCCCAGCTGCGCCTTGATCACGGGCACATGGGCGGCAAAACAGCCCCAGAAAACACCCACCACAACAAAGGCGGTGGCCGGACGGCGGGACAGAATCAAGGCGCTGCGAATAGACATGACGCCATGGGTGGCGCGCAAAACCGGCCAAGGCAAGTTTCAATTTGTCGCCCGCAGCGCCGATCACCGTCACATGGGTCATGACCCATGCCACGGCCGGCAGAAACATCTTTTCAATCCGGCGAAATCCCCTTATAGGGCGGGCTTCATCGGGCTCGGACACCCTTGGAGGCGGGCCCCATTATCAAAGGACTATACTATGGCTGGACAGATTCCTGATCTGAACGCCAAGGTACGCGCGGGGACAGGCAAGGGGGCCGCCCGCCAAGCTCGCCGTGATGGCGACGTACCTGGCATTGTTTATGGTGGCGGCGTTGACCCGCAATCCATCAGCATCCCTTTCAACTATCTGCTGACGACCCTGCGCAAGGGCCGTTTCATGTCGACGCTCTTCAACCTCAAGGTCGAAGGTCAGGACGATGTGCGCGTGATCTGCCGCGGCGTGCAGCGCGACGTGGTCAAGGATCTGCCGATCCATATCGACCTTTTGCGGCTCAAGCGCACCAGCCGGGTGAACCTGTTCATCCCCGTTGAATTCATCAACGGCGACACCTGCCCCGGCATCAAGAAAGGCGGCGTTCTGACCGTCGTGCGCAACGAAGTCGAGATGGACGTGCTGGCCGGCGATATCCCCGATCACCTGACCGTCGATCTGGGCAATGCACAGATGGGCGATGTCATCCATATCAGCGATGTCACCCTGCCCGAAGGCGCCAAGCCGGTGATCGACCGCAACTTTGTCATCGCCAATATCTCTGCGCCACGCGGCCTGCTGGCCAGCGATGACGCCGAAGAAGACGCAGCCGACGAAGCCGAGTAATCGGATCCGGCCGCATCACGATAGGGGCACCCTGCGGGGTGCCCTTTTTCATGCGCGGGGTCTGGCGCGCCCCCGCGCAGCACTTTAGGTTGGCGGCATGAAACTTTTGATCGGCCTTGGCAATCCCGGCGCGAAATACGCGCAGAACCGGCATAACATCGGCTTTATGGCGCTCGACCGGATCGCGGCCGACCATGGGTTCAGCCCCTGGCGGTCCAAATTCCAGGGCCAGATCTGCGATGGCCGGATCGGCGCGGACAAGGTCACGCTGCTGAAACCCGACACCTTCATGAACCTCTCGGGCCAATCCGCGGGCGAGGCAATGCGCTATCTCAAGCTCACCCCCGCCGATCTGGTCGTGTTTCATGACGAAATCGACCTCGCCCCCGGCAAGGTGCGGCTGAAAACCGGCGGCGGGCATGCGGGGCATAACGGGCTGCGCTCGATCCATGCGCATATCGGGCCGGATTATGACCGCGTGCGGCTGGGCGTCGGCCATCCGGGGCACAAGGACGCGGTGCCGGGTTACGTGCTGCATGATTTCGCCAAGGCCGATCTGGACTGGCTGGATCACGCATTGCGCGGCATCAGCGACGGTATCGGGCATCTGGTCGCAGGCGATGGCGCAAGGTTCCTGAACGCGATCGCGCTGCGCACCGCACCGCCGCGATCATCGACCAGCGCGCCCAAACCTGCCAAGACACCCGCGCCAGAACCAGACCCCGCCCCCGACACCCGCAGCGCCATGGCGCGGCTGATGGATAAATTCCGGTGACATCGGCCGCCATCCGCGCCGCTTTCAGCGCGCAAGCGGCGGCCTGTGCCAATCTGGGATCGCCGTTCATGGCGCAGCTGATGCGGCTCTGCGCCACCCAAGACTGGCCCGCAGGTGGCGTCACCGACCGCCTCCATCGCTGGAAAGGCGATCTTGGACCCAGCGGCCAATCGGTGCCCTTGCGACTGGCGGGGGCTTTGCATGCTTTGCATCTGCAAGGCGATCCGACGCTGGGACAGGTCTATCCACCGCGCAGCACTGACGACGCACCCCTTTGGGCGGCGGTTGCGAAGGTGCTGGTCAGCGAACAAACCCCGATCCTGCGCTGGCTTGACAGCCCGCCCCAGACCAATGAGGTGCGGCGCGCCGCCGTGCTGATCGCGCTTGGGCATTGGCTGGCGGATCGCTATGCCTTGCCGCTGCGGTGCAGTGAACTCGGGGCCAGCGCAGGGCTGAACCTGCATTGGGATGATGACGCGCTGGTGATCGGCGATCAGCACTTCGGCCCCGCCACCCCTGCCCTGACACTGGCCCCCGATTGGACCGGGCCGCTGCCCCCTGCCGTGCGACCCATGCTCAGCGCGCGCGCCGGTGTCGATCTGAACCCGCTCGATCCGCGCGATCCTGACGACGCGCTGCGCCTGCAAGCCTATCTCTGGGCGGATCAACCCGCGCGGCTGGCACTGACACAGGCCGCAATGGCCAATGCACGCACCGGCATCGTCAAGGGTGACGCCATCGACTGGCTAGAGGGCCAGCTTGACCATCACGCAGGACAGACCCATCTGGTCTATACGACCATCGCATGGCAATATTTCCCCGCTGCCGATCAGGCACGGGGTGCCGCCATGATCCAAGCGGCAGGGCAGATGGCGCGCGCGGATGCGCCGCTGGCCTGGTTCGGGATGGAACCCGATAGCGCGGGTCCGGGGGCGGCGCTGACGCTCAGGCTCTGGCCCGGCGACTTGACCTTTGCGATGGGACGCGCAGATTTCCACGGGCGCTGGGTGCAATGGCACCCCGTCCAGACAGAAAAGAAAGACTGACCCAATGGAAAAAGACCCCTCCTTCAACGTCCTTGGCAGCACGCTTGTCACCTGTTCAACCGCCCCGATGACCGGCTTTTTCCGCAACGGGTCCTGCGACACCTGCGCGCAGGACAATGGCAGCCATACGGTCTGCGCGGTGATGACGGATGAGTTTCTGGCCTTTTCGAAATATGTCGGCAACGACCTGTCCACGCCGCGGCCCGAATTCGGCTTTGCAGGGCTCAAGGCGGGCGATGGCTGGTGCCTCTGCGCGGGGCGGTTCCTGCAAGCACATGAGGAAGGCTGCGCGCCCCAGGTCAATCTGCATGCCACCCATGTGCGCGCGCTGGATATCGTGCCGATCGACGTGCTGCGCGAATATGCGCTGCCGATCAGCTAACCCCCTCTTCCGAGCTTAAATATCCCCGCCGGAGGCTCAAATCTTTTCAAGCCACCGGCGCGGCATCACGCTTTCATATCAAAGCCGAGATGCTTGGCCACGGTAAAGATATCCTTGTCGCCACGGCCGCACATATTCATCACCAGCAGATGATCAGCCGGCAATTCCGGCGCGATCTTCATCACATGGGCCAGTGCATGGCTTGGCTCCAGTGCGGGAATGATGCCTTCGAGCGCACAGCAAAGCTGGAACGCCTCCAGCGCCTCGACATCGGTGATCGAGACATATTTGGCCCGCCCGATATCATGCAGCCAGGCATGTTCCGGCCCGATGCCCGGATAATCCAGACCGGCGGAAATCGAGAATCCTTCCAAGATCTGGCCGACATCATCCTGCAACAGATAGGTGCGGTTGCCATGCAGCACGCCGGGGCGGCCACCGGTCAATGACGCGCAATGTTCCATCTTGTCATTAACGCCTTTGCCACCGGCCTCGACCCCGATGATATTGACGTCCTTGTCATCCAGAAACGGATAGAACAGGCCCATGGCGTTGGACCCGCCCCCGATGGCGGCGATCAGCGTATCGGGCAGACGGCCTTCGGCCTCTTGCATCTGGGTCTTGGTTTCCTGGCCGATGATGGCCTGGAAATCGCGCACCATCGCGGGGTAAGGATGCGGGCCTGCCACCGTGCCGATGCAATAGAATGTGTCGCGCACATTGGTCACCCAGTCACGCAGGGCATCGTTCATCGCATCTTTCAGCGTGCCGCGGCCGGATGTGACCGGCACGACCTCTGCCCCTAGCAGGCGCATGCGGAATACATTGGGGGCCTGGCGTTCGACATCATGCGCGCCCATATAGACCACGCATTTCAGGCCGAATTTCGCACAGACAGTCGCCGTGGCCACACCGTGCTGGCCCGCGCCGGTTTCGGCGATGATCCGGTTCTTGCCCATGCGGCGCGCCAGAATGATCTGGCCCAGCACATTGTTGATCTTATGCGCGCCGGTATGGTTCAGCTCGTCGCGTTTCATATAGATCTTGGCACCGCCCAGATGGGCTGTCAGCCGCTCGGCATGATAAAGCGGGCTGGGGCGGCCGACATAATGGGTCCATAGATCATGCATTTCCGCCCAAAAGGTCGGGTCGGTCTTGGCATGTTCATATTGTTCTTCCAGCTCCAGGATCAGCGGCATCAGGGTCTCGGATACAAAACGCCCGCCGAACTGGCCGAACCGGCCTTTTTCGTCGGGGCCGGTCATGAAGCTGTTGAAAAGATCGTTGGCCATGGGACACCTGTTGTTTTGGGTTGGGACAGACCTAACGTCCCTTGGCGGGGACGTAAACGCCTAACGCAAGGCGGCACAAAACGCCGCAATCAAGGCCGCATCCTTGACGCCCGGCGCGGATTCCACACCAGAGGAGACATCGACCTGCCCGGCACCGGTCAATGCCACGGCCTGCGCCACATTGGCAGGCGTCAATCCGCCAGCCAGCATCCAGGGCACCGGCCAGCGCCGCCCGGCGATCAGCCGCCAGTCAAAGGCCAGACCATTGCCCCCCGGCAGATCGGCATCCACGGGCGGTTTGGCATCGACCAGCAGCTGATCGGCCACCTGCGCATAAATATCCAAGGCGGCCAGATCATCCGGCCCCGCCACGCCCACGGCCTTCATCACAGGCAGACCGTAACGCGCCTTGACCTCGGTCACGCGCACGGCGGTTTCCGCGCCGTGCAATTGCAAGATATCGACCGGCACCTGCGCCAGCAGCGCATCCAGCTGGGCGTTATCGGCATTCACCACCAAGGCGACCTTGGCCACACCGGCAGGCACTGTCGCGGCCAAAGCAGCCGCCTGCGCCAGCGTCACATTGCGGGGGGATTTTTCGAAAAACACCAGCCCGACATAGGCCGCCCCCGCCTGCACAGCGGCATCCAGCATGGCCGCATCACGCAGCCCGCAGATCTTGACCCGTGTCGGCAATGTCATCAGCGCGTGTTTTCCAGCAGCGCCAGCACATCATCATCCGATGTCGCCCCGACGCTCGCGGTGCGCATCTGTTGCAGCTCGGCGCGCAGTGCCGCGACCTCGCGGGATTTGGCGCGCGCATCGGCGCGGATGCGATATTCGCGCAGCCATTCCCACAGAAAGCCGATGGCAAGACCCGCACCCACCCCGATGAAGATCACCACGAACAAGGGCAAGGTGACATCGGGCGACAGCCCCAGCAGATCGCTGAGCCAGACAGGCATGGCCCGCACGGTCACGGGATCGCGGTTGGCCAGCCCGATCAGGATCAGGCAAAGCGCGACAATCGCCCAAAAGGCATAGCGGATTGTCTTCATAAGACCCTCTTACTGGCCGTTCAGCCGGTCGCGCAACAATTTGCCCGTCTTGAA from Yoonia vestfoldensis encodes the following:
- the trpA gene encoding tryptophan synthase subunit alpha, translated to MSRIDAKFAQLRTEGRKAFVAYVMAGDPDYAKGLEIVKGLPAAGVDIIELGMPFTDPMADGNTIQLAGQRALAAGQTLEKTLDYARALRQTDDTTPIVMMGYYNPIYARGVDAFLADAVAAGIDGLIIVDLPPEEDDELCIPAQKAGINFIRLATPTTDDKRLPKVLENTSGFVYYVSMTGITGTAAVQTTEVAPEVARIKAATDLPVIVGFGIKTPEAARAVAEVADGAVVGSAIVDRIARGDSVADVLAFVAALATGTHSA
- a CDS encoding alpha-hydroxy acid oxidase, with the translated sequence MPIITTIADLKRLHKRRTPKMFYDYAESGSWTEQTFRENTSDFDLIRLRQRIAVDMTNRTTQSQMIGQDVAMPVALAPVGLTGMQSADGEIKAAKAAEKFGVPFTLSTMSICSIEDVAENTTKPFWFQVYTLKDDDFMQRLFDRARAAGCSAIVITLDLQILGQRHKDLKNGLSAPPKFTAASMADLATKWGWGIEMLQTKRRFFGNIVGHAKGVSDPSSLSSWTAEAFDHALDWDRVAQLMKMWGGPVILKGILDADDARKAAALGADAIIVSNHGGRQLDGALSSIRALPAILDAVGDKVEVHFDSGIRSGQDVLKALALGAKGTYIGRAYVNGLGAMGEAGVTKALEVIHKELDTTMALCGRRDIRRVDRDILLIPKDFEGSWQ
- a CDS encoding MFS transporter, with translation MSIRSALILSRRPATAFVVVGVFWGCFAAHVPVIKAQLGASDALFGTLLLGSATGLVSAMWLAPRLDRWLGARSMQAAIAALAFAWLLPSQITHPLVFAASMALVGLASGLLDVVMNARVSELEAKHQRPLMNANHAMFSVAYACAALIVGVTREAGLPPAPVFAGFAVFALCLIPFVRMDVTYVAAEEGYQGRYPLWPILLCGGIVLIAFMSEATVEAWSALHVERTLAGGAAEGALGPAMLGLTMAFGRFSGQAVAERLREVKVVFGASILSASGAVIAALAPTPVIAYLGFGILGLGVSVIGPMGLALVGKLVPPHLRTEAISRAAVIGFSGFFFAPTLMGLMSQAFGLRIAFLVVALLLLATLPLALLVARQKAHGAAGVTAPS
- a CDS encoding 50S ribosomal protein L25/general stress protein Ctc, encoding MAGQIPDLNAKVRAGTGKGAARQARRDGDVPGIVYGGGVDPQSISIPFNYLLTTLRKGRFMSTLFNLKVEGQDDVRVICRGVQRDVVKDLPIHIDLLRLKRTSRVNLFIPVEFINGDTCPGIKKGGVLTVVRNEVEMDVLAGDIPDHLTVDLGNAQMGDVIHISDVTLPEGAKPVIDRNFVIANISAPRGLLASDDAEEDAADEAE
- the pth gene encoding aminoacyl-tRNA hydrolase; amino-acid sequence: MKLLIGLGNPGAKYAQNRHNIGFMALDRIAADHGFSPWRSKFQGQICDGRIGADKVTLLKPDTFMNLSGQSAGEAMRYLKLTPADLVVFHDEIDLAPGKVRLKTGGGHAGHNGLRSIHAHIGPDYDRVRLGVGHPGHKDAVPGYVLHDFAKADLDWLDHALRGISDGIGHLVAGDGARFLNAIALRTAPPRSSTSAPKPAKTPAPEPDPAPDTRSAMARLMDKFR
- a CDS encoding DUF2332 domain-containing protein codes for the protein MTSAAIRAAFSAQAAACANLGSPFMAQLMRLCATQDWPAGGVTDRLHRWKGDLGPSGQSVPLRLAGALHALHLQGDPTLGQVYPPRSTDDAPLWAAVAKVLVSEQTPILRWLDSPPQTNEVRRAAVLIALGHWLADRYALPLRCSELGASAGLNLHWDDDALVIGDQHFGPATPALTLAPDWTGPLPPAVRPMLSARAGVDLNPLDPRDPDDALRLQAYLWADQPARLALTQAAMANARTGIVKGDAIDWLEGQLDHHAGQTHLVYTTIAWQYFPAADQARGAAMIQAAGQMARADAPLAWFGMEPDSAGPGAALTLRLWPGDLTFAMGRADFHGRWVQWHPVQTEKKD
- a CDS encoding DUF2237 family protein; translated protein: MEKDPSFNVLGSTLVTCSTAPMTGFFRNGSCDTCAQDNGSHTVCAVMTDEFLAFSKYVGNDLSTPRPEFGFAGLKAGDGWCLCAGRFLQAHEEGCAPQVNLHATHVRALDIVPIDVLREYALPIS
- the trpB gene encoding tryptophan synthase subunit beta, with the translated sequence MANDLFNSFMTGPDEKGRFGQFGGRFVSETLMPLILELEEQYEHAKTDPTFWAEMHDLWTHYVGRPSPLYHAERLTAHLGGAKIYMKRDELNHTGAHKINNVLGQIILARRMGKNRIIAETGAGQHGVATATVCAKFGLKCVVYMGAHDVERQAPNVFRMRLLGAEVVPVTSGRGTLKDAMNDALRDWVTNVRDTFYCIGTVAGPHPYPAMVRDFQAIIGQETKTQMQEAEGRLPDTLIAAIGGGSNAMGLFYPFLDDKDVNIIGVEAGGKGVNDKMEHCASLTGGRPGVLHGNRTYLLQDDVGQILEGFSISAGLDYPGIGPEHAWLHDIGRAKYVSITDVEALEAFQLCCALEGIIPALEPSHALAHVMKIAPELPADHLLVMNMCGRGDKDIFTVAKHLGFDMKA
- a CDS encoding phosphoribosylanthranilate isomerase, translated to MTLPTRVKICGLRDAAMLDAAVQAGAAYVGLVFFEKSPRNVTLAQAAALAATVPAGVAKVALVVNADNAQLDALLAQVPVDILQLHGAETAVRVTEVKARYGLPVMKAVGVAGPDDLAALDIYAQVADQLLVDAKPPVDADLPGGNGLAFDWRLIAGRRWPVPWMLAGGLTPANVAQAVALTGAGQVDVSSGVESAPGVKDAALIAAFCAALR
- a CDS encoding lipopolysaccharide assembly protein LapA domain-containing protein — encoded protein: MKTIRYAFWAIVALCLILIGLANRDPVTVRAMPVWLSDLLGLSPDVTLPLFVVIFIGVGAGLAIGFLWEWLREYRIRADARAKSREVAALRAELQQMRTASVGATSDDDVLALLENTR